The Malus domestica chromosome 13, GDT2T_hap1 genome includes a window with the following:
- the LOC108175050 gene encoding uncharacterized protein yields MVKDAKALGIIHGAVSDEIFPRIAKLETTKEAWDVLKQQFVGDKQSYGEDIGNQRIVRKLLINLPKSYDSIVNVIENTRDLEIVDVQDVVATLKGYEQRIERHSENSSEKAFASLSIAPKMNNYNANQNFKSTKNWKTNGKKWDNKHVHQQGKIVGTSDEANNPCKYCDKLHFGECWFKGKPRCHNCDKPGHFAKDCRSKKATKQVNYVGQVENTPTIFYVYISAAVKKGEDIWYVDSGYNNHMTGRKDLLVNIDRSVTAKVEMGTWQLVNVVGKR; encoded by the exons ATGGTCAAGGATGCTAAAGCTCTCGGCATCATTCACGGGGCTGTGTCGGATGAAATTTTCCCAAGGATCGCCAAACTAGAGACGACAAAAGAAGCTTGGGATGTACTGAAGCAACAGTTTGTTGGTGACAAGCAG AGTTATGGTGAAGATATTGGAAATCAAAGAATTGTGCGGAAGTTGTTAATTAATCTTCCTAAATCTTATGATAGTATTGTTAATGTGATTGAAAATACTAGGGATTTGGAGATTGTTGATGTGCAGGATGTTGTTGCTACTCTAAAAGGGTATGAACAACGAATTGAGAGGCATTCTGAAAATAGCAGTGAGAAGGCATTTGCTAGTTTGAGTATAGCTCCCAAGATGAACAATTATAATGccaatcaaaatttcaaatcaaCAAAGAATTGGAAGACAAATGGTAAAAAGTGGGATAACAAACATGTGCATCAACAAGGGAAAATTGTTGGAACTTCTGATGAAGCCAATAACCCTTGCAAATATTGTGACAAATTGCACTTTGGAGAATGTTGGTTCAAGGGGAAACCAAGGTGTCATAATTGTGATAAGCCAGGCCATTTTGCCAAAGATTGCAGGTCTAAGAAAGCTACTAAGCAAGTGAATTATGTTGGTCAAGTGGAGAACACTCCAACAAtattttatgtatatatatcagCTGCGGTGAAGAAGGGTGAAGACATTTGGTATGTTGATAGTGGCTACAACAATCACATGACAGGGAGAAAAGACCTCTTGGTGAATATTGATAGAAGTGTCACTGCTAAAGTTGAGATGGGCACATGGCAATTGGTCAATGTAGTTGGAAAAAGGTGA